The window AACAATAGGAATTGCCACACATTCCGGTATCTTCGCTTCAGCTTGCAGAACCAAACGCGCTAAACCCGTTTTTAGCGGGCGTAGGGGTTGGTCGCGCACAATTCCCCCTTCGGGAAACATCACCAATTTCTTCCCCGCTTGCAACAGTTCGATCGCACAGCGCATAGTAGAAACAGTCGGATGATTTAAGTCCACAGGAAACGCTCCTAGTCTTTCAATCAACCAACCCTGGAAGCCCTCAAACTGATTAGCATTGGTCATAAACCGTAGCGGTTCAGTACTGAGTAAAGAGATGACGAGTGGGTCCCAACGGCTAAAGTGCTTAGGAGCAAGAACCACAGGGCCAGATTCCGGTAAATTTTCATACCCTTGGAAGATAATTTGCCCAAAATAAAGACTCAGAAAAATACGATGGACGGGGAAAAGTGTCCAGTAAAGCCAAGGCATTACAGAAGCGGCTGGTGGAAGAGACTTCATCCGGTTGAGTCACCTGTTACTGATTCGATGAGTTCTACTGGTTAAGCGGTTCTCAATTGCCTACAATACACCCGAAGCCAGGTCGTTTCGCTTAGCATGACAAATAACAAACAAGTGTTGCGTACATCCTGAAATACCATCCTCGCTGAAGAATACCATCTGGGAGTTATCCAAGAATGAAATTCGTGTCCGATCCACCCATCTCCGTCAAAATCCGCAAGATGAAGCAGCGGGTGCGGTGGGGTGACCCAGTCATTTTAGAGCGGGGAATCGACCAAACTCGGATGGTTTTAGACATCAATGAGCCAGATAATCCTGAATTTTCCTTCTTAGTCGTGGGGGATAGTGGTGCTGGAGCACAGCGCGGTCATAACCCTCAACGACAAATCGCTGAACTGATGCTCTCACAGCGCGATACCAGTGATTTTGTGTTGCACACAGGCGATGTAATTTACCTCGTTGGCTCCAGCGAGTACTATCAAAAGAACTTTATTTCCCCCTATCGAGAGTTTCTGGTCGGGGGAGAGGATTACAAAAAGATTGCCTATGACCAGATGGTGTTTAATATCCCGTTTCTCCCCGTGCTAGGAAACCACGACTACTACGACCTTCCTTGGTTTTTTGGTGTGATGACAGGGACGACACTTCCCCTGCGCCGACTCCTCTGGTCAAAACTAGATTTTGACATTGGCTGGCAGGGTTCGGGTCAAGGTAGGGTTTATGCCCAGGCATTCATGGACTACCTGAAAGCGTTGAATAACAAGGAAGCGTTTGTCCGTCATTTAGACCAGCATTACACGGCTAAAACCGATACAGGACCCTGTCTACGTTACCAACCCGGACATTTCACCCGCTTACCCAACCGCTATTACACCTTTCGTTTCGGTGGGATTGACTTCTTTGCCCTGGATACGAATACCTTTAATGCACCATCACCCCTACCCAACACCAAAGAGGGTGATGAACTCCGTCGCGAACTCTATCAGCGCAGAGAGGAGTTAGAACGTTCAGAAGAGAAAATTCTCGAAACTTGTGAACGACTTAACCCCGACAACCCGGAGGAAGCGGATATTCTGGATGATCAGCAAGCGAAGTTGGAGCAAATTGAGGAAGCCAAGCTGGACATTGAGAAACAACTGACCACCGACAAAAACATTGTTACCGACTTTGAACAACTCGAATGGCTCAAACAAAGGCTGATTGAATCTTGGCATACCCAAGAGGTGCGCGGACGTGTCCTTTATTTCCACCATCCTCCCTACGTCACTGAAGCCACTAAGTGGGACCAAGGACAAACGATGGAGGTTCGTTACCATCTGCGCCGTGTTCTGGATGCCGTAGATGAAGCGGTTGGGGAACTGCCACAGGGGCGTCCCATTGTGGATTTGGTGCTTTCGGGTCACGCCCATTGCTTGGAACATCTCTACACGGGTGACACCGGACACGCGGACTCTCACATTAACTGGATTGTCTGCGGGGGTAGCGGTTACAGTCTGCGTCGCCAACGGGCTGAGGGTTCGGATTTAAGTGAGCGGTTTAGGGATAATGGAGGCGATCGCATTCGTCAAGTTGCAAAATCCCGCCTTTTTGTCGGTCGGCATGGTCATGGCTCAAAAAAGGGGCGACCCTATTCGTTTATCCGAATCGATGTCAAAGCCGGTTGCCCCCCCAAGTTGGTTGTTAGACCCTTTATCGCCGAACGATTGGGGCGACATTGGAGTCATAGCCAGCTTGAACCCGTTGTGATTTAACGTTATCTGACAAAGACTAATCTGATTGCACTATATAAATGGATACAACCCCACCCACTGAGTTGTCTCAAAAGCCGGAAATCGCGGCTATTCGGGGAGACTCGGCTGCACAACCCGTTTTAGATCAGCCACCCTTGATTGATTTACGTCAATACGACTCATCCAAGTCCGATCGCGGGCGTCCTGGATGGTTTGTTTTACTTTGGTGGTTGGTGCAAGCGATCGCATTTCCCTTAAGTCCCCATACCTTCAACGGCTTCCGCAAAGGGCTACTCCAGCTATTTGGGGCAAAAATTGGTACTGGCGTGGTTATCCGACCCACTGCCCGTTTTACCTATCCCTGGAAAGTGGAAATTGGCGACTACAGTTGGATTGGGGAGGATGTAGTTTTTTACAGCCTCGATCGCATTCACATTGGCTGTCACAGCGTTATTTCGCAAAAATGCTACCTCTGTACCGGTAGCCACGACATCCAAGACCCAGGATTTGGTCTCATCACCGCCCCCATTGCGATCGGTAACGGTGCCTGGATTGCCACAGACTGCTTCATCGCCCCAGGCGTTCAAATTGGAGCCAATGCGGTGATTGGGGCGCGTAGCAGTGTTTTCAGTCATATCCCAGCCCAACAGGTCTGCTGGGGTACACCCGCACGCCCCCACTATCAACGACAAGTCCGGCAGAAATCCTAAAAAGATAGGGATTTTTATCCTTACTCTTGAATCTCAGTTTCAGGTAAAAGAATGGTTGTTTCAAAACCCACCCTGCCAAAATCTGGTTCCGGCCCCATCTCCATTTCAATCGCATAAATCCACGTCTGATTTGAATTCGGTCGGTAACTTTTGATTCTGCCTACACCGCCGCTAAAACTAACAGTTTGATTTCGAGTAAACCTGGGTACCATCATAGAAATTGAATTCATAAATCTGAAGACTCCGTTTAGGCTAGGGTCATGAGCAAGCGTCTACTGATACTATTTGGCTGTATCTTTGCCTCCAGGGAACCTGATTGTGCCCTACCGTTTATCTTCGATGCCCTAACATAGCGATCAGTATGATTAAGCCACTGAGTCAAGACTTCTTAATATAGAAATGCAATCCAGCAAAGATGTTGTTTACAGTTGTATCTAAAACTTACTTTCTGTTTACTCTGTCGAGAGTTTTGATTTGATGAAATAAGTAATCTATCGAAGGATATATATTTATTAAATTTCACAGTATCCCAGAAAACCTTAGAGAGAAATATATGCCTAACCCACCCTCGTATAAGCTAGGCTGGACGTTCTCAAGTATTGGCTGAAGACTGAAGTATTCCTACTTCTCTCTCACAATCAGATGATGCTTAGCATCAAATGTAATCATCCCTTGTTTCTGGAACTGACCCAATAGTCGCGTAATCGTCACTCTAGTAGTACAACAAGCATCGGCAAGATCTTGATGAGTCAGGCGAACGCTTAAACGAGTGCCTTGAGCCACAGGTGCGCCAATTTCCAGCTTTAACAACTGCAACAGATGATGCAATCTTTCTTTAACTTGCCGCTTTCCAGAAATAGCTAACAGCAATTCTGTCTGACGTAGCCGCTGACTGATTCGAGGTAACAACGTTTGGGATAGATGAGAACAAGCGCTGATCTCTGCTGGAGAAAAGGACACTAATTTAACTATTTCCGAGAGAGCGGTAGCTTGATACGTAGGAAGGGAAGTTAAAGTAGAACCAA of the Allocoleopsis franciscana PCC 7113 genome contains:
- a CDS encoding lysophospholipid acyltransferase family protein produces the protein MKSLPPAASVMPWLYWTLFPVHRIFLSLYFGQIIFQGYENLPESGPVVLAPKHFSRWDPLVISLLSTEPLRFMTNANQFEGFQGWLIERLGAFPVDLNHPTVSTMRCAIELLQAGKKLVMFPEGGIVRDQPLRPLKTGLARLVLQAEAKIPECVAIPIVPIAIRYDPSANPCASILINISSPLYSHAYRQENDKQTAVALTQALQDSLLQGLENI
- a CDS encoding metallophosphoesterase family protein — encoded protein: MKFVSDPPISVKIRKMKQRVRWGDPVILERGIDQTRMVLDINEPDNPEFSFLVVGDSGAGAQRGHNPQRQIAELMLSQRDTSDFVLHTGDVIYLVGSSEYYQKNFISPYREFLVGGEDYKKIAYDQMVFNIPFLPVLGNHDYYDLPWFFGVMTGTTLPLRRLLWSKLDFDIGWQGSGQGRVYAQAFMDYLKALNNKEAFVRHLDQHYTAKTDTGPCLRYQPGHFTRLPNRYYTFRFGGIDFFALDTNTFNAPSPLPNTKEGDELRRELYQRREELERSEEKILETCERLNPDNPEEADILDDQQAKLEQIEEAKLDIEKQLTTDKNIVTDFEQLEWLKQRLIESWHTQEVRGRVLYFHHPPYVTEATKWDQGQTMEVRYHLRRVLDAVDEAVGELPQGRPIVDLVLSGHAHCLEHLYTGDTGHADSHINWIVCGGSGYSLRRQRAEGSDLSERFRDNGGDRIRQVAKSRLFVGRHGHGSKKGRPYSFIRIDVKAGCPPKLVVRPFIAERLGRHWSHSQLEPVVI
- the hpsU gene encoding hormogonium polysaccharide biosynthesis acetyltransferase HpsU; protein product: MDTTPPTELSQKPEIAAIRGDSAAQPVLDQPPLIDLRQYDSSKSDRGRPGWFVLLWWLVQAIAFPLSPHTFNGFRKGLLQLFGAKIGTGVVIRPTARFTYPWKVEIGDYSWIGEDVVFYSLDRIHIGCHSVISQKCYLCTGSHDIQDPGFGLITAPIAIGNGAWIATDCFIAPGVQIGANAVIGARSSVFSHIPAQQVCWGTPARPHYQRQVRQKS